One Nostoc sp. UHCC 0302 DNA window includes the following coding sequences:
- a CDS encoding AtaL-like protein — protein MILDEHQKYKNAVLDDLKLQAGLKSINPKFGDFVTRVAGEAWGLPLIDQKTKALIAIAVDVVNQNHKGPGSPFAAHVDMALKQGATYEEITEILLFMCVYAGFNKVAGCFGVLNQIFEIRKKSMTTAVRKVDYSIRDQKGKVAFYLCLWKRKSISRELFSDYWRNVHGPLCARLPGQHQYWQFHVAHYDGGIWPTVGGVDYTCTEEDQFTGIAELTFESEAERDIWFKSAAILMDDERNIFSKAIGYNTSSGNSKTYIDSITTGEPNGELGLIKFHVMVKKSDGVSVEAFRKYLTDSFAPAVIQSDSILKFRLHLLEEVDTSTSRPDAPGVSHYEAPEKQYQAAFEIAFANPLEMETFFASKEYAVAVQDLAKYVKQLLPFPEQTAYTFVYDSKMTLAGQCSSKVADLIVKAGATNQLKEDVVSLMSDQQNWQNGKSGLGHYLQGVQHFGMTVYDMPKSLEFYLDILGGKVAIGGDGFYGEALHNLLFQKEEVEALDKGLDPKALGVANIRDGSDMSLDVRFISFGNTVVELIHFRDAKLTMAAPNFFEKIPSSVGYTNAPHLSFYVKDDVDIDDFAKKLEEECQRRGMTEVVVNRIIRANSTEEIKKLAPKFAKTDFTGDFEGWALFYCKGPNGEQLEFNQVTRKAKENFTRAEAEYNQANGTNYWFLNSQKQKLDPHKLYATYSIPVNANYSTVWEVLLDKMQNPQPYIPHKVEELKILERYENGILREIRTPGMHMKEKVTVDQQTGKITFTVVDHPLFTGELSNQVTLASNGNSGSLPILTYTIDLQPISETALQQKEAEWFIKAAQPEAIAQAAQHLKHIIESKNNQEEKTMTLAHSQTFVGTKSEIVRRMFQAGESMNVENFVKFYTEDAHYQFSNFPVAYGPQGIRDSSVGFLQTVAKVYHHIKNMWEVGDTVVCEMDVTYIRHDGKVFTLPCCDTIVFKGDKVQELRIYMNIDPVFVFDNNEAQPKAATSGGSLTKTLEKMYEALHAENWDQFMTFFTPNLLYKIGANDPVIGPEACRDLLAHIYKTLKLTTHNTRGIWEIGNTIILEMDANYIHKQDKRFVQVPCVDIYRFDGDKIYEWRVYPDASATGVRI, from the coding sequence ATGATATTAGATGAGCATCAGAAATACAAAAATGCAGTTTTGGATGACTTGAAACTGCAAGCAGGTTTAAAAAGTATTAATCCGAAGTTTGGCGATTTTGTTACTCGTGTAGCTGGTGAAGCATGGGGTTTACCATTAATTGACCAAAAGACTAAGGCACTAATTGCGATCGCAGTTGATGTTGTCAATCAAAATCACAAAGGCCCCGGCAGTCCTTTTGCAGCACACGTGGATATGGCTCTTAAACAGGGAGCCACTTACGAAGAAATCACAGAAATTCTTTTATTTATGTGCGTTTATGCGGGATTTAATAAAGTCGCAGGCTGCTTCGGTGTGCTGAATCAGATTTTTGAAATAAGGAAAAAATCAATGACAACAGCAGTAAGAAAGGTCGATTACTCAATCCGTGACCAAAAAGGCAAAGTCGCCTTCTATCTATGTTTGTGGAAACGCAAAAGTATTTCTAGAGAACTTTTCTCTGACTATTGGAGAAATGTACATGGCCCACTTTGCGCCCGTCTTCCAGGTCAACATCAATACTGGCAATTTCACGTAGCTCACTATGATGGTGGGATTTGGCCGACAGTCGGCGGTGTGGACTATACCTGTACTGAAGAAGATCAGTTTACTGGAATTGCCGAATTAACCTTTGAATCAGAAGCTGAACGTGATATCTGGTTCAAATCTGCTGCCATTCTTATGGATGACGAGCGCAATATATTTAGTAAAGCAATTGGTTACAATACCAGCTCTGGTAATTCTAAAACATATATTGATAGCATTACCACGGGTGAACCCAACGGAGAACTAGGTCTAATCAAGTTCCACGTCATGGTGAAAAAATCTGATGGCGTGAGTGTAGAAGCTTTTCGCAAATATCTAACAGACAGCTTTGCACCAGCTGTTATCCAAAGTGATTCTATTCTGAAATTCCGACTGCATTTATTAGAAGAAGTAGATACTTCTACTTCTCGCCCAGATGCGCCTGGAGTATCTCATTATGAAGCTCCAGAGAAGCAGTATCAAGCTGCTTTTGAAATTGCTTTTGCCAATCCTTTGGAAATGGAAACATTCTTTGCTTCCAAAGAATACGCAGTTGCTGTTCAAGATTTGGCTAAGTATGTCAAGCAGCTTTTACCTTTTCCTGAGCAAACTGCTTACACCTTTGTTTATGACAGCAAAATGACTTTGGCGGGTCAATGTAGTTCTAAAGTTGCAGATTTGATTGTGAAAGCTGGAGCAACAAATCAACTTAAGGAGGACGTAGTTTCTCTTATGAGCGATCAACAAAATTGGCAGAATGGTAAGTCTGGATTAGGTCATTACCTGCAAGGTGTACAACACTTTGGAATGACAGTTTATGATATGCCGAAATCTCTAGAATTTTACCTAGATATATTAGGAGGTAAAGTTGCTATTGGTGGAGATGGATTTTACGGCGAAGCATTGCATAATCTACTATTTCAAAAGGAGGAAGTTGAGGCATTAGATAAAGGTCTTGATCCAAAAGCTCTAGGTGTTGCCAACATCAGAGATGGTTCAGATATGTCTTTAGATGTTAGATTCATTTCTTTTGGTAATACAGTTGTTGAATTAATTCATTTTCGGGATGCTAAGTTAACAATGGCAGCACCGAACTTCTTTGAAAAAATACCTTCTTCTGTTGGTTATACTAATGCTCCGCATCTTTCTTTTTATGTGAAAGATGATGTGGATATTGATGATTTTGCGAAAAAATTAGAAGAAGAGTGTCAAAGAAGAGGCATGACTGAGGTAGTTGTTAACCGAATTATTCGGGCTAACTCAACCGAAGAAATAAAAAAACTTGCCCCCAAATTTGCCAAGACTGACTTCACTGGTGATTTTGAGGGATGGGCATTATTTTACTGTAAAGGGCCGAACGGGGAACAGCTAGAATTTAATCAAGTAACTCGTAAAGCTAAAGAGAATTTCACCAGAGCAGAAGCGGAATATAACCAAGCTAACGGGACAAATTATTGGTTTTTAAATTCTCAAAAACAAAAATTAGATCCTCATAAACTGTACGCCACATATAGTATTCCTGTTAATGCCAACTACAGTACTGTTTGGGAAGTTTTACTCGACAAAATGCAAAATCCTCAACCTTATATCCCTCATAAGGTTGAAGAATTGAAGATTTTGGAGAGATATGAAAATGGCATTCTCCGCGAAATTAGAACGCCGGGAATGCATATGAAAGAAAAAGTCACTGTAGATCAGCAAACCGGAAAAATAACATTTACTGTAGTGGATCATCCACTTTTTACAGGTGAGTTAAGTAATCAAGTGACCCTAGCTAGTAATGGTAATTCTGGGTCTTTGCCAATATTAACTTACACAATAGATTTGCAGCCAATTAGCGAAACAGCTCTGCAACAAAAAGAGGCAGAGTGGTTTATTAAAGCTGCTCAACCAGAAGCGATCGCTCAAGCTGCTCAACATCTAAAACATATTATTGAAAGTAAAAATAATCAGGAGGAAAAAACAATGACACTGGCACATTCACAGACATTTGTTGGTACAAAATCTGAAATCGTGCGGCGGATGTTTCAAGCTGGCGAATCGATGAATGTAGAAAACTTCGTTAAGTTCTACACTGAAGACGCCCACTATCAATTTAGCAACTTCCCCGTTGCTTATGGGCCGCAAGGTATTAGAGACTCTTCTGTTGGGTTCCTGCAAACGGTTGCCAAAGTTTACCACCACATTAAGAATATGTGGGAAGTAGGAGACACAGTTGTCTGTGAAATGGATGTTACTTACATTCGCCATGACGGTAAAGTGTTCACACTTCCTTGCTGCGACACAATTGTCTTCAAAGGCGATAAAGTCCAGGAATTGCGAATTTATATGAATATCGATCCGGTATTCGTCTTTGATAACAATGAAGCACAGCCAAAAGCTGCGACTTCTGGCGGTTCATTGACGAAAACGCTGGAAAAAATGTATGAGGCTTTGCACGCTGAAAATTGGGATCAATTTATGACATTCTTTACCCCCAATTTACTTTACAAAATCGGTGCAAATGACCCTGTAATTGGCCCAGAAGCTTGTCGAGATTTGTTGGCTCATATCTATAAAACTCTCAAACTCACAACCCACAATACACGAGGAATTTGGGAGATTGGCAACACCATCATTTTAGAAATGGATGCTAATTATATCCATAAACAAGACAAGCGATTCGTTCAAGTTCCTTGTGTCGATATCTATCGTTTTGATGGCGATAAGATTTACGAATGGCGAGTTTATCCAGATGCTTCTGCAACTGGTGTCCGCATTTAA
- a CDS encoding EthD domain-containing protein yields the protein MIATIRKADYSIRDQKGKVAFYVLLWKRKGISLELFDDYWRDVHGPVCARLPSQYQYWQFHLAQNEGGLWPSVNGIEYVCPQESQFNGIAELTFESEAERDIWFKSAAILMDDEHNIFSKAIGYNTSPGNSKTYIDSIPTGDPNGKQGIIKFHVMVRKAHGVSVEAFRDYLTNSFAPAVVQSNSVLKFRLHLFEEVDNSRPDAAGVSHFEPAEQQYQAAFEIAFSNPLEMETFFASREYAAAVQNQAKYIQRLLSFPERTAYTFVYDGKMTLAGQRSSTVAELIANIGATNQLKEDVVSLMLEQKLISTSNGNGHSNGSGNGSQNSTSTFTNKRTNYYKDLAADYSRPGLVTPYVAKKLIEDAEKFVALKERTLPEITSYYTAEQIERENKEWWPTHCEALRQGRGDILTGEYRDELVYFCQDGPYQGLEQQKEREQHWWALIAQPGVTMCWPIVMFHGEVTFFEWKCVDDETNETLAKGNVTWIRRGHRGGCHLKTEQLTFYRDVFAPGGLLKLITTA from the coding sequence ATGATAGCAACAATCAGAAAAGCCGACTACTCAATCCGGGATCAAAAAGGCAAAGTAGCTTTCTACGTTCTGTTGTGGAAACGTAAAGGTATTTCTCTAGAACTTTTCGATGATTATTGGAGAGATGTTCACGGCCCAGTCTGCGCTAGGCTACCGAGTCAATACCAATATTGGCAGTTTCATTTAGCTCAAAATGAAGGTGGACTATGGCCGAGTGTTAACGGTATTGAGTATGTCTGTCCCCAAGAAAGTCAGTTCAATGGGATTGCTGAATTAACCTTTGAATCAGAAGCTGAACGCGATATCTGGTTCAAATCTGCCGCCATTCTGATGGATGACGAGCATAATATATTCAGCAAAGCAATTGGTTACAATACCAGCCCTGGCAATTCTAAAACATATATTGATAGCATCCCCACAGGAGACCCTAACGGTAAACAGGGTATTATTAAGTTCCACGTCATGGTGAGAAAAGCTCATGGCGTGAGTGTAGAAGCTTTTCGCGATTATCTGACAAATAGTTTTGCACCTGCTGTTGTTCAGAGCAATTCTGTGCTGAAATTCCGACTGCATTTGTTTGAGGAAGTAGATAATTCACGCCCAGATGCTGCTGGTGTATCTCATTTTGAACCCGCAGAACAGCAATATCAAGCTGCATTTGAAATTGCTTTTTCCAATCCTTTGGAAATGGAAACTTTCTTTGCTTCTAGAGAGTACGCTGCTGCTGTTCAAAACCAAGCTAAGTATATTCAGCGGCTTTTATCATTCCCTGAACGCACTGCTTACACCTTTGTTTATGACGGCAAAATGACTCTAGCAGGTCAGCGGAGTTCTACTGTCGCAGAACTGATTGCAAACATTGGCGCAACTAATCAACTTAAGGAGGACGTAGTTAGTCTCATGCTGGAACAAAAACTCATCTCCACCTCTAATGGTAATGGCCACTCGAATGGTTCTGGCAACGGTTCCCAGAACAGTACAAGTACATTTACTAATAAAAGAACTAATTACTACAAAGATTTAGCAGCAGATTATTCTCGCCCAGGGCTGGTAACTCCCTATGTAGCGAAAAAACTCATAGAGGATGCTGAGAAATTTGTCGCTTTAAAAGAAAGGACGTTGCCAGAAATTACCTCTTATTATACTGCCGAACAAATTGAACGAGAAAACAAAGAATGGTGGCCGACTCATTGTGAAGCTTTGAGACAAGGAAGAGGCGATATATTAACTGGTGAATATCGTGATGAGTTGGTTTATTTCTGTCAAGATGGCCCCTATCAAGGCTTAGAACAACAAAAAGAGCGCGAACAACATTGGTGGGCGTTAATTGCTCAACCAGGTGTAACTATGTGTTGGCCAATTGTGATGTTTCATGGTGAAGTTACCTTCTTTGAATGGAAGTGTGTGGATGATGAAACCAACGAAACACTTGCTAAAGGAAATGTCACCTGGATTCGCCGCGGTCATAGAGGCGGATGTCACCTGAAAACTGAGCAATTAACTTTCTACCGCGATGTTTTTGCTCCAGGTGGATTATTGAAGTTAATCACCACAGCCTAA
- a CDS encoding carboxymuconolactone decarboxylase family protein: MTYKNAVLDDLDVQEGLKTINEKFGDFCTRVAGEAWGLPLIDQKTKALITIAVDIVNQDQVGPGSPFAAHVHMALKQGATVAEIEELLLFMCVYGGFNKVAGCFGALNEILSSQTQANS; this comes from the coding sequence ATGACATACAAAAATGCTGTTTTGGATGATTTGGACGTTCAAGAAGGTTTAAAAACTATCAACGAGAAGTTTGGCGATTTTTGCACTCGTGTGGCAGGCGAAGCGTGGGGACTGCCTTTAATTGATCAAAAAACAAAGGCTTTAATTACGATCGCAGTTGATATTGTGAATCAAGACCAAGTAGGGCCAGGTAGCCCTTTTGCTGCACACGTGCATATGGCTCTCAAGCAAGGAGCCACTGTTGCAGAGATAGAAGAACTCCTTTTATTCATGTGCGTTTATGGAGGTTTTAATAAAGTCGCTGGTTGTTTTGGGGCCCTCAATGAAATTCTCAGTTCCCAAACTCAAGCTAATTCGTAA
- a CDS encoding response regulator, with the protein MEKNQVEPPKANILVVDDTPDNLRLLSTMLTQMGYEIRRVINGQTAVKTAQAAPPDLILLDIMMPDMNGYEVCQRLKASEKTRDIPVIFISALNEVLDKVKAFAVGGVDYITKPFSEEEVFARVENNLTIRRLQKQLTEQNILLQQEIRVSEAAQRGRQRAESVLRLSQFYLDRFRESIFFIDSESRFIYVNEAACSNLGYSREQLLNMGIHDIDPNFPETNWRSHWQDVSNRGGFTLQSSHLTQDGRNVDVEVTINYLNFKDQEYLCANVRYITNAERKK; encoded by the coding sequence ATGGAAAAGAATCAAGTTGAGCCGCCGAAAGCAAATATTTTAGTTGTTGATGATACACCAGACAATTTGCGGCTTTTATCCACCATGTTAACTCAGATGGGGTATGAAATCCGCCGAGTGATTAATGGGCAAACAGCTGTAAAGACTGCACAAGCTGCCCCACCCGATTTAATTTTGCTCGATATTATGATGCCTGATATGAATGGATATGAAGTTTGTCAGCGCCTGAAAGCTTCAGAAAAAACCCGTGATATTCCGGTAATATTTATTAGTGCCTTAAACGAGGTACTCGATAAAGTCAAAGCCTTTGCTGTTGGAGGAGTTGACTATATTACTAAACCGTTTAGTGAAGAAGAAGTTTTTGCCCGTGTAGAGAATAACTTAACTATTCGCAGATTACAAAAGCAACTCACTGAGCAAAATATTCTTTTGCAACAGGAAATTCGCGTTAGCGAAGCTGCCCAAAGGGGTCGCCAACGAGCAGAGTCAGTACTGCGGCTGTCACAATTTTATCTAGACAGATTTCGAGAATCTATCTTTTTTATTGATTCGGAATCCCGATTTATCTATGTAAACGAAGCCGCTTGTAGTAATCTAGGTTACTCAAGAGAACAACTGCTGAATATGGGTATTCACGATATAGACCCAAATTTTCCGGAGACTAATTGGCGATCGCATTGGCAAGATGTTAGCAATAGAGGCGGTTTCACTCTTCAATCTAGTCACCTAACTCAAGACGGTCGTAATGTAGATGTGGAAGTAACTATCAATTATCTCAATTTCAAAGACCAGGAATACCTCTGTGCTAATGTCCGCTATATTACTAATGCTGAACGAAAAAAGTAA
- a CDS encoding ATP-binding protein codes for MQFWNQDLTTKVAASFLFLSLVSVGVVGGVAFLKAREALKQEAFNRLEVTATLKEEEITRWFEEQQRDFLLTTQFPDVQVNLKLLLSREKSDANRAAYIVLSKYFLEVTKLKPNLKEIFILDRTNRVILSSHQRQKGQYETLANITYINQVKPGNSFAPIFYSSPVTGKPSVTLAAPLRDVAGVRQGIILAHLNLDQIDIIVRERTGLGKSGETYLVSSLITKNTFISKAQVNTRNFPGGISSPGIDAAMSGVRGFGLYRNYAGVPVIGVYRWLNDQDLALLVEMHQEEAFAPARQLSGIIVLVGLVSAVLLLIGVSWLTKELTISQEQLKNYSHQLEVKAQEAEAANRAKSEFLANISHELRTPLNSIIGFTQLMTRDRFITPSQLEYLEIINRSGEHLLTLINDVLSMSKIEAGRTTLNENSFDLYSLLDSIEEMFKFKAESNGLQLIFEHSPEVPKYVRTDESKLRQVLINILGNAIKFTQEGGVTLRVRLGTGERGLGNSFSNTQYPMPYAQSLIPNYLHFEVEDTGLGIAQNELENLFKPFMQTEAGRKSQQGTGLGLTISQQFVHLMGGNISVNSVLDQGTIFTFEIQISPAEVTEIETRQLKRRVIGIEPNQPRYRILVVEDKWENRLLLVKMLTSLGFQVREVANGQQGVLVWETWEPHLIWMDMRMPVMDGYEATKQIKSHLKGQATVIIALTASAFDEERTIVLSAGCNDFVRKPFREEVILNKMAKYLGVRYIYEQQELQTDQSAENSDFKLLSLEEALTRMPSEWVAQLHHAALCTDEKLIFSLLEQIPEESAHLANTLTDWVNNFRIDKVIDLTQPEQNGKESS; via the coding sequence ATGCAATTCTGGAATCAGGATCTAACCACTAAAGTTGCAGCTTCCTTCTTATTTTTATCCTTGGTAAGTGTGGGAGTTGTAGGAGGAGTTGCCTTCTTGAAAGCGAGGGAAGCTTTAAAACAAGAGGCCTTCAATCGGCTTGAGGTGACAGCAACTCTCAAGGAGGAAGAAATTACTCGTTGGTTTGAAGAACAACAGCGAGATTTTCTATTAACGACTCAGTTTCCTGATGTACAAGTAAACCTGAAGTTACTCCTGAGTCGCGAAAAATCTGATGCCAATCGTGCCGCTTACATAGTTTTATCTAAATACTTTTTAGAGGTAACCAAACTTAAACCTAACCTTAAAGAGATTTTCATTCTTGATCGCACTAATCGAGTCATATTATCCAGTCACCAGCGGCAAAAAGGTCAGTATGAAACTTTAGCCAACATTACTTATATTAACCAAGTTAAGCCAGGAAACTCGTTTGCTCCGATTTTCTATAGTTCACCTGTGACTGGCAAACCCTCAGTTACTCTAGCGGCTCCTTTGCGAGACGTAGCTGGGGTACGCCAAGGGATAATCTTAGCTCACTTAAACTTAGACCAAATTGATATTATCGTTCGAGAACGCACAGGTCTGGGTAAAAGTGGCGAAACCTACTTAGTTAGCTCTTTAATTACTAAAAACACTTTTATTTCTAAAGCGCAAGTCAATACCCGAAACTTCCCTGGAGGAATTAGCAGTCCAGGCATTGATGCGGCAATGAGTGGAGTTAGAGGCTTTGGGCTTTATCGCAACTATGCCGGAGTGCCAGTAATTGGTGTGTATCGCTGGCTCAATGATCAAGACCTTGCCTTATTGGTGGAGATGCATCAAGAAGAAGCCTTCGCCCCTGCTCGCCAACTGTCAGGAATAATTGTATTGGTGGGACTCGTATCAGCAGTACTACTACTAATTGGAGTATCTTGGTTGACAAAAGAATTGACAATTTCTCAGGAGCAGTTAAAGAATTATAGCCACCAATTGGAGGTGAAAGCCCAAGAAGCCGAAGCTGCCAACCGCGCCAAAAGCGAATTCCTAGCAAACATCAGCCACGAACTCCGCACCCCCCTCAATAGTATAATTGGCTTCACTCAACTGATGACACGCGATCGCTTCATCACTCCTTCCCAATTGGAATATCTGGAAATTATTAATCGCAGTGGCGAACATTTACTGACTTTAATTAATGACGTGTTGTCAATGTCGAAAATTGAGGCAGGTAGAACAACACTAAATGAGAATAGCTTTGACTTGTACAGTCTGCTTGACTCAATCGAAGAAATGTTCAAATTCAAAGCAGAATCTAACGGCTTACAGCTGATATTTGAGCATAGCCCTGAAGTTCCCAAATATGTGCGTACAGATGAAAGCAAATTGCGCCAAGTCTTAATAAATATCCTTGGTAACGCCATCAAATTTACTCAAGAAGGCGGGGTGACCTTGCGCGTAAGGCTAGGGACTGGGGAAAGGGGGCTAGGAAACAGTTTTTCCAATACTCAATACCCCATGCCCTATGCTCAATCCCTAATCCCCAACTACCTGCATTTTGAAGTAGAAGATACTGGTCTTGGTATTGCACAAAATGAGTTGGAAAACTTGTTTAAACCTTTTATGCAAACAGAAGCTGGACGTAAATCTCAACAAGGAACTGGTCTAGGTTTAACTATTAGCCAACAATTTGTCCACCTAATGGGTGGGAATATTAGTGTTAATAGTGTTTTGGATCAAGGAACGATTTTTACTTTTGAAATCCAGATTAGTCCAGCAGAAGTTACTGAAATTGAAACTCGACAGCTAAAACGACGAGTCATTGGTATAGAACCCAACCAACCAAGATACAGAATTTTAGTAGTTGAAGATAAATGGGAGAATCGCCTACTTCTAGTCAAGATGCTGACATCCCTCGGCTTCCAGGTGCGTGAAGTTGCAAATGGTCAACAAGGGGTACTCGTCTGGGAAACCTGGGAACCGCATTTGATTTGGATGGATATGCGAATGCCTGTGATGGATGGTTATGAAGCCACCAAACAGATTAAATCCCATTTGAAGGGTCAGGCTACCGTTATCATTGCTCTGACAGCTAGTGCCTTTGACGAGGAACGAACTATAGTTTTATCTGCCGGTTGTAACGATTTTGTGCGTAAGCCCTTCCGAGAAGAAGTAATTTTGAATAAAATGGCTAAATATTTGGGGGTACGCTACATTTACGAGCAACAAGAGCTTCAAACAGACCAATCAGCAGAAAATTCAGATTTTAAACTTTTATCTTTAGAAGAGGCGCTGACCCGGATGCCCTCTGAGTGGGTGGCACAGCTACACCATGCAGCATTGTGTACCGATGAAAAGCTGATTTTCAGCTTGCTTGAGCAAATTCCTGAAGAATCTGCTCATCTAGCAAACACCCTGACTGATTGGGTCAATAACTTTCGTATTGATAAAGTCATTGATTTAACACAACCAGAACAAAATGGAAAAGAATCAAGTTGA
- a CDS encoding methylmalonic aciduria and homocystinuria type D protein has translation MNYPKVYTSEQGCPINLVGETGQAVQISIHAPSQYICANCERILPDWKRQPFLWVVIVLQQSRYQLVESTAEIEKEKERLREKFMRFGCDLAFNLRDRGYLTDLIDPRTGYPLLSHPGAIPHDDTAVVKALLNYPIIKNQCRVLVHPNWGAAVYPSVLISEAPPITIELLSKGIAPMHGWQEINQ, from the coding sequence GTGAACTATCCCAAAGTTTACACTTCGGAGCAAGGCTGTCCTATTAATTTAGTTGGCGAAACGGGACAAGCGGTGCAGATTTCAATTCATGCTCCCAGTCAATATATCTGTGCCAACTGCGAACGGATATTACCAGATTGGAAACGGCAGCCTTTTTTATGGGTAGTGATTGTCTTACAGCAATCGCGATATCAACTAGTGGAAAGTACAGCGGAAATAGAAAAAGAAAAAGAACGCTTGCGAGAAAAGTTTATGAGATTTGGCTGTGATTTAGCATTTAATTTGCGCGATCGCGGCTATTTAACAGACCTAATCGATCCTCGTACTGGTTATCCTTTGCTATCACATCCTGGAGCAATTCCCCATGATGACACAGCAGTTGTTAAAGCTTTACTCAACTATCCAATAATTAAAAATCAATGCCGTGTGCTGGTACATCCTAACTGGGGTGCAGCAGTTTATCCTAGCGTTCTAATATCAGAAGCTCCCCCCATAACTATCGAATTGCTTAGCAAAGGTATAGCACCTATGCATGGATGGCAAGAAATTAATCAATAG
- a CDS encoding glycogen debranching protein → MTIWVNEQIDPSGIIHACIACCNESQAKDCYDSFQNNLTEFQKAAGWVARLRTVDSWDEVPVNSLKLN, encoded by the coding sequence ATGACTATTTGGGTAAATGAGCAAATTGATCCATCTGGAATAATTCATGCCTGTATTGCTTGTTGCAATGAATCTCAAGCCAAAGATTGTTATGATTCCTTTCAGAATAATTTGACCGAGTTCCAAAAAGCAGCCGGTTGGGTAGCGCGATTGCGGACGGTCGATTCTTGGGATGAAGTTCCAGTAAATTCTTTAAAACTCAATTAG
- a CDS encoding biopolymer transporter ExbD translates to MRLPEEQEFPLQINVVPMIDVIFAILTFFIMSTLFLTRSEGLPVNLPKAATAQQQASATPITVTVDATGKISLNRKPVTLNALTNQVSRLINPNTEALVILNADERGNYGKVVAVMDRLREVPGVKLAIATQKR, encoded by the coding sequence ATGCGCCTACCAGAAGAACAGGAATTCCCACTTCAGATTAACGTCGTGCCGATGATTGATGTCATCTTTGCGATTTTGACATTTTTTATTATGTCAACTTTGTTTTTAACCCGTTCGGAAGGGTTACCAGTCAATTTACCGAAAGCGGCGACAGCACAACAACAAGCATCTGCGACACCAATTACTGTAACGGTAGACGCAACAGGTAAAATTAGCTTGAACCGTAAACCAGTTACTTTAAATGCTTTGACAAACCAAGTCAGTAGATTAATAAATCCCAACACAGAGGCATTGGTAATTTTGAACGCCGATGAACGTGGTAATTACGGTAAAGTAGTAGCGGTAATGGATAGATTGCGCGAAGTGCCAGGAGTAAAGTTAGCGATCGCTACTCAAAAACGCTAA
- a CDS encoding MotA/TolQ/ExbB proton channel family protein → MEINNLFTAGGVVMWPLLGFSVLAAALIIERIIFWGRINNRQNKVVREVLQLYRLNNVVGALDKLQKNDDLPIARIFLAALELEEPTPEEFRLALESEAQAEIPLLKRFQNIFETIIGLAPLLGLLGTVLGLIASFASLNIGDVGGSKTTGVTAGISEALVSTASGLVVAIFTLLFANTFRGLYQRQIARIQEYGGQLELLYRRRYERGDQSYAPTRRTGIPTSD, encoded by the coding sequence ATGGAAATTAATAATCTGTTTACGGCTGGTGGCGTGGTCATGTGGCCTCTGCTGGGATTTTCGGTGTTAGCAGCAGCGCTGATTATCGAACGTATCATCTTTTGGGGAAGGATAAATAATCGGCAAAATAAGGTAGTGCGCGAGGTACTACAGCTTTATCGCCTCAATAATGTGGTTGGCGCTTTGGATAAATTGCAGAAAAATGATGATTTACCCATTGCCCGGATTTTTTTAGCAGCTTTAGAATTGGAGGAGCCAACTCCAGAAGAATTTCGATTGGCATTAGAGAGCGAGGCGCAAGCCGAAATACCCTTGCTCAAGCGCTTCCAAAACATTTTTGAGACAATCATTGGTCTTGCGCCGCTATTAGGCCTTCTCGGTACAGTTTTAGGATTAATTGCTTCTTTTGCTTCATTAAATATTGGAGACGTGGGAGGAAGTAAAACAACAGGTGTGACAGCTGGAATTAGTGAAGCTTTGGTATCTACAGCATCAGGATTAGTGGTGGCAATTTTTACACTTCTATTTGCTAACACCTTTCGGGGACTCTACCAGCGCCAGATTGCCAGAATTCAGGAATATGGAGGACAGTTAGAATTACTTTATCGCCGTCGCTATGAAAGAGGAGATCAATCTTATGCGCCTACCAGAAGAACAGGAATTCCCACTTCAGATTAA